In a single window of the Nocardiopsis composta genome:
- a CDS encoding aspartate aminotransferase family protein: MSAETAVTAAGPAPQGARPASVEELAKRHLVMNFTPAAKYRADALPVFVRGEGCHVYDESGKRYFDGLAGLFCTQLGYSHGAEVGEAVARQMAELPYQTTWSAAHPPAARLAAELAALAPGDLNRVFFTSSGSESNEAAIKLARQYHISRGEPARRKFIARRVAYHGTSFGAMSLNGMVQVRKMFEPLMSGVRHVSNTKRYRRPAHETEAEFTAFLLAELESLILQEGADTVAAVILEPLQNAGGSLTPPAGYLQGVRELCDRHGVLLIADEVITGFGRLGSWFGSDHYGVRPDVITFAKGIASAYVPLGGLIAGDRVVETVLDGPAGMYNHALTYGGHPVACAAALANLEIMRRLDVPGNVRATSAVFAAELERLRGNPVVGDVRGDGYHRTLELVTDKTAKSWTSERLPAAEFVDRHLAPAAAEAGVLCRLAIDAEGNPLLQLSPPLVADAAAIGELVGLVEQALDRAVASGGLR; this comes from the coding sequence ATGTCCGCAGAGACCGCCGTGACCGCCGCCGGCCCGGCGCCGCAGGGCGCCCGCCCCGCCTCCGTCGAGGAGCTGGCAAAACGCCACCTGGTCATGAACTTCACCCCGGCGGCGAAGTACCGCGCCGACGCCCTGCCGGTCTTCGTCCGCGGCGAGGGCTGCCACGTCTACGACGAGTCGGGCAAGCGCTACTTCGACGGGCTGGCCGGGCTGTTCTGCACCCAGCTGGGCTACTCGCACGGGGCCGAGGTCGGCGAGGCGGTCGCCCGGCAGATGGCCGAACTCCCCTACCAGACCACCTGGAGCGCCGCGCACCCGCCCGCCGCCCGGCTCGCCGCCGAACTGGCCGCGCTGGCCCCCGGCGACCTGAACCGGGTGTTCTTCACCTCCAGCGGCTCGGAGTCCAACGAGGCCGCCATCAAGCTGGCCCGGCAGTACCACATCAGCCGCGGCGAGCCCGCCCGCCGCAAGTTCATCGCCCGCCGGGTCGCCTACCACGGCACCAGCTTCGGCGCGATGTCCCTCAACGGCATGGTGCAGGTGCGCAAGATGTTCGAGCCGCTGATGTCGGGCGTGCGGCACGTGTCCAACACCAAGCGGTACCGGCGCCCCGCCCACGAGACCGAGGCGGAGTTCACCGCCTTCCTCCTGGCCGAACTGGAGTCGCTGATCCTGCAGGAGGGCGCGGACACCGTCGCCGCCGTCATCCTGGAGCCGCTGCAGAACGCCGGCGGCAGCCTCACCCCGCCCGCCGGCTACCTCCAGGGCGTGCGCGAGCTCTGCGACCGGCACGGCGTCCTGCTCATCGCCGACGAGGTGATCACCGGTTTCGGCCGGCTCGGCTCCTGGTTCGGCTCGGACCACTACGGGGTGCGGCCCGACGTCATCACCTTCGCCAAGGGCATCGCCTCGGCGTACGTGCCGCTGGGCGGGCTGATCGCCGGCGACCGGGTCGTCGAGACCGTGCTGGACGGCCCGGCCGGCATGTACAACCACGCGCTCACCTACGGCGGGCACCCGGTGGCCTGCGCCGCGGCACTGGCCAACCTGGAGATCATGCGCCGGCTGGACGTACCGGGCAACGTCCGGGCCACCAGCGCGGTGTTCGCCGCCGAGCTGGAGCGGCTCCGCGGCAACCCGGTGGTGGGCGACGTCCGCGGCGACGGCTACCACCGCACCCTGGAGCTGGTCACCGACAAGACCGCCAAGTCCTGGACCTCGGAGCGGCTGCCCGCGGCCGAGTTCGTCGACCGGCACCTGGCTCCGGCCGCCGCCGAGGCCGGCGTGCTGTGCCGGCTGGCCATCGACGCCGAGGGCAACCCGCTGCTGCAGCTCTCCCCGCCGCTGGTCGCCGACGCCGCGGCCATCGGCGAGCTGGTCGGGCTGGTCGAGCAGGCCCTGGACCGGGCCGTCGCCTCGGGCGGACTACGGTGA
- a CDS encoding GNAT family N-acetyltransferase yields MTENASAPVVQRIDAEHRYAVLVGGETAGFTAYRDRDGRRIFHHTEIDDAFAGRGPASVLVQQALTDTRAAGKRIVPVCPYVARHLTKHDEFADVTDPATPEILRRLEAGPA; encoded by the coding sequence ATGACAGAGAACGCTTCGGCCCCGGTCGTGCAGCGGATCGACGCGGAGCACCGGTACGCCGTCCTGGTCGGCGGCGAGACCGCGGGCTTCACCGCCTACCGCGACCGGGACGGCCGGCGGATCTTCCACCACACCGAGATCGACGACGCCTTCGCCGGCCGCGGGCCGGCCTCGGTCCTCGTGCAGCAGGCCCTGACCGACACCCGCGCGGCCGGCAAGCGGATCGTGCCGGTCTGCCCCTACGTGGCGCGCCACCTCACCAAGCACGACGAGTTCGCCGACGTCACCGACCCCGCGACCCCCGAGATCCTGCGCCGGCTGGAGGCCGGGCCGGCCTAG
- a CDS encoding pirin family protein yields MSNVETEPAEVRCAASAPAGPGGGPRVEVLSARDVPLGGPRAMTVRRTLPQRARTLIGAWCFADHYGPDDVADSGGMHVPPHPHTGLQTVSWLFSGEIEHRDSLGSHAYVRPGELNLMTGGRGISHSEVSTPRTTVLHGAQLWVALPEKDRDAARDFRHHVPEAVRVGGAEARVFLGTLAGETSPVPTFTPLLGAELLLDPGAAAVLPVDPGFEHGVLVDQGTVRVGATPVRRAELGYTGPGHATLELANESDGPARLLLLGGAPFEEEIVMWWNFVGRSHEDIVRAREEWRRASDRFGAVEGYDGHRLPAPELPNATIRPRRNPPRG; encoded by the coding sequence GTGAGCAACGTCGAGACGGAGCCGGCCGAGGTGCGCTGCGCGGCCTCGGCGCCCGCCGGCCCGGGAGGCGGACCGCGGGTCGAGGTGCTGTCCGCGCGCGACGTGCCGCTGGGCGGCCCGCGGGCGATGACGGTGCGGCGCACCCTGCCGCAGCGGGCGCGCACCCTGATCGGCGCCTGGTGCTTCGCCGACCACTACGGGCCCGACGACGTCGCCGACAGCGGCGGCATGCACGTCCCGCCCCACCCGCACACCGGGCTGCAGACGGTGTCCTGGCTGTTCAGCGGGGAGATCGAGCACCGCGACAGCCTGGGCAGCCACGCCTACGTCCGCCCGGGCGAGCTCAACCTGATGACCGGCGGCCGCGGCATCAGCCACTCCGAGGTCTCCACCCCGCGCACCACGGTCCTGCACGGCGCCCAGCTGTGGGTGGCGCTGCCGGAGAAGGACCGGGACGCCGCGCGCGACTTCCGGCACCATGTCCCCGAAGCCGTCCGGGTGGGCGGCGCCGAGGCCCGGGTCTTCCTGGGGACGCTCGCCGGAGAGACCTCCCCGGTCCCGACCTTCACGCCGCTGCTCGGCGCCGAACTCCTCCTCGACCCCGGCGCGGCCGCCGTCCTGCCGGTGGACCCCGGCTTCGAGCACGGGGTCCTGGTCGACCAGGGCACCGTCCGGGTGGGCGCCACCCCGGTGCGCCGGGCGGAGCTGGGCTACACCGGCCCCGGGCACGCCACCCTTGAGCTGGCCAACGAGTCCGACGGGCCGGCGCGGCTGCTGCTGCTCGGCGGCGCGCCGTTCGAGGAGGAGATCGTCATGTGGTGGAACTTCGTCGGCCGCAGCCACGAGGACATCGTGCGGGCCCGCGAGGAGTGGCGGCGCGCCTCCGACCGCTTCGGCGCCGTCGAGGGCTACGACGGGCACCGGCTCCCGGCCCCCGAGCTGCCGAACGCGACCATCCGGCCGCGCCGGAACCCGCCGCGCGGCTGA
- a CDS encoding TetR/AcrR family transcriptional regulator, producing the protein MPKLVDHDARRREIIEATWELIAEQGIDNVSVRDIAKAASYAAPGALSHYFGSKDRLLAAAYQLVCDRTDERIARVTAGRRGLDALERMCGEIVPADPLTRIEARVALSFWQRAQHEEVLRAIGRTALASWKQQIIGHLDAAAEDGEIRPVDPHLAADQLIALMMGLHVTSMLDGDLLPGTRQRHLVAAHIDALRPA; encoded by the coding sequence ATGCCCAAGCTGGTCGACCACGATGCCCGCCGGCGGGAGATCATCGAGGCCACCTGGGAGCTCATCGCCGAGCAGGGGATCGACAACGTCAGCGTCCGCGACATCGCCAAGGCCGCCTCGTACGCGGCCCCGGGGGCGCTCAGCCACTACTTCGGCTCCAAGGACCGGCTGCTCGCCGCCGCCTACCAGCTGGTCTGCGACCGCACCGACGAGCGCATCGCCCGGGTCACCGCCGGCCGCCGCGGGCTGGACGCCCTGGAGCGGATGTGCGGGGAGATCGTCCCCGCCGACCCGCTGACCCGGATCGAGGCGCGCGTCGCGCTCTCCTTCTGGCAGCGCGCCCAGCACGAGGAGGTGCTCCGCGCCATCGGCCGCACCGCACTGGCCTCATGGAAGCAGCAGATCATCGGCCACCTGGATGCGGCGGCCGAGGACGGCGAGATCCGCCCGGTCGACCCGCACCTGGCCGCCGACCAGCTCATCGCGCTCATGATGGGGCTGCACGTCACCTCCATGCTCGACGGCGACCTCCTCCCCGGCACCCGGCAGCGGCACCTGGTCGCCGCGCACATCGACGCCCTGCGCCCCGCCTGA
- a CDS encoding SDR family NAD(P)-dependent oxidoreductase — protein MGSLDGRIAVITGAGNGIGREHALLFAREGAAVVVNDPGTAPDGSGSDASVAEAVARTIREAGGRAVASTDSVADPAGARRIVDTAVEAFGDLHAVVNNAGNLRNAPLVDMEDEDFDAVLGVHLKGTFSVTRAAARYWSARTAAGDRRDRSIVNTASGSGTFTPLPTQANYAAAKAGVAALTTVASLELRAYGVRVNAVAPSAHRTRLTRNVPGVSPGTGEGADPYAPDRSSPLTAHLSSAACTITGQLFQVHDRTVAVGRGWSLGERIRGDRPWTPEALGAALAELDLTDPADPLLAALDRLDDPERARALFRRALEDPATLRAMASSLT, from the coding sequence ATGGGAAGCCTGGACGGACGCATCGCCGTGATCACCGGGGCCGGCAACGGCATCGGCCGCGAGCACGCACTGCTCTTCGCCCGCGAGGGCGCGGCCGTCGTGGTCAACGACCCCGGCACGGCACCGGACGGGAGCGGATCGGACGCCTCGGTGGCCGAGGCGGTGGCGCGCACCATCCGCGAGGCCGGCGGCCGGGCCGTGGCCAGCACGGACAGCGTCGCCGACCCGGCCGGCGCCCGGCGCATCGTCGACACCGCGGTGGAGGCCTTCGGCGACCTGCACGCGGTGGTCAACAACGCCGGCAACCTCCGCAACGCGCCCCTGGTGGACATGGAGGACGAGGACTTCGACGCGGTGCTCGGCGTGCACCTGAAGGGCACCTTCAGCGTCACCCGGGCCGCGGCCCGGTACTGGAGCGCACGGACCGCCGCCGGGGACCGCCGGGACCGCAGCATCGTCAACACCGCCTCGGGCAGCGGCACGTTCACCCCGCTGCCGACCCAGGCCAACTACGCCGCGGCCAAGGCGGGGGTGGCCGCGCTGACCACCGTGGCCTCCCTGGAGCTGCGCGCCTACGGGGTGCGCGTCAACGCCGTCGCCCCCTCGGCGCACCGCACCCGGCTCACCCGCAACGTCCCGGGCGTCTCCCCCGGCACCGGGGAGGGCGCCGACCCCTACGCCCCGGACCGGAGCTCCCCGCTGACGGCCCACTTGAGCAGCGCGGCGTGCACCATCACCGGCCAGCTGTTCCAGGTGCACGACCGGACGGTCGCGGTGGGCCGGGGGTGGAGCCTCGGCGAGCGGATCCGGGGCGACCGGCCGTGGACCCCGGAGGCCCTCGGCGCGGCACTGGCCGAGCTCGACCTCACCGACCCGGCCGACCCGCTGCTCGCCGCCCTCGACCGGCTGGACGACCCCGAACGGGCCCGGGCGCTGTTCCGGCGCGCCCTCGAGGACCCGGCGACGCTGCGCGCGATGGCCTCATCGCTGACCTAG
- a CDS encoding TetR/AcrR family transcriptional regulator has product MAEQGWRERKKELTRKALVEAGLRLFEEHGYAETSIARIAAEAGIAPRTFFSYFAGKEDLVFADTPDRLAIALAAMERRAPEDTVADVLERVAADTFGDALGGTDPLGLSGARMRLVTAVPALRAAALDRLWAAERTMAEGLARAFPGELDEDTAAMLVGSVVGAYLGAAGAALRRGEGPEAVRRAVHAAIGYAVQAARTVPLPGHGTPPARR; this is encoded by the coding sequence ATGGCAGAGCAGGGGTGGCGGGAGCGGAAGAAGGAGCTGACCAGGAAGGCGCTGGTCGAAGCCGGGCTGCGGCTGTTCGAGGAGCACGGCTACGCCGAGACGAGCATCGCGCGGATCGCCGCCGAGGCGGGGATCGCCCCGCGCACCTTCTTCAGCTACTTCGCCGGGAAAGAGGACCTCGTCTTCGCCGACACCCCCGACCGGCTGGCGATCGCACTGGCCGCGATGGAGCGGCGCGCGCCCGAGGACACCGTCGCCGACGTGCTGGAGCGCGTCGCCGCCGACACCTTCGGCGACGCCCTGGGCGGGACCGACCCGCTGGGCCTGTCCGGGGCGCGGATGCGCCTGGTGACCGCCGTTCCGGCGCTGCGCGCCGCCGCACTGGACCGGCTCTGGGCGGCCGAGCGGACCATGGCCGAAGGACTGGCCCGCGCCTTCCCCGGCGAACTCGACGAGGACACCGCGGCCATGCTGGTCGGCTCGGTGGTCGGCGCCTACCTGGGCGCCGCCGGCGCGGCCCTGCGCCGAGGCGAGGGCCCCGAAGCGGTCCGGCGCGCCGTGCACGCCGCGATCGGCTACGCCGTGCAGGCCGCCCGCACCGTCCCGCTGCCCGGACACGGCACGCCGCCCGCCCGCCGCTGA
- a CDS encoding pentapeptide repeat-containing protein translates to MRSPSPRQWGGIVLAAVVFPGFAATAWPLVPFLWDLLPGYLPVARIITGAGLGVLALAAIALIWGFRLWWLIVVAWIAAITAVASMVFAAWLVLGTPGVEEVPRLSPRALDAITTRAFAVVAGFGGVALLVIAYRRQRAIENGERREAARLFTESFDGAGEKLGSEHASVRLAGVHALARLADEAPEEREDLVQMVIDVLCAYLRMPYSPAPDPLPGNASRERRREHRDLELEFSVLREVRHTVIRAIGGRLREPQSRWRGREYDFTGAVFDGGDLSGAVFSGGKTSFNGAVFVGGEVSFHNAVFSGGEVDFRGVLFSGGGVDFRRARFCGGRVSFRAAEFSAGWVDLRGCDVSDGWVSFDRARFAGGWVSFERARFSGGGASFSRACFSGDSVSFDRARFSRGWVSFGGAEFSEGCASFDGAEFSGGQVPFNGAVGVCPRGLREAVGQGGSDAVVGLPEAWRKAARDGGEGGEAFPGASSGG, encoded by the coding sequence ATGCGTTCACCCAGTCCTCGCCAGTGGGGCGGCATCGTTCTCGCGGCCGTGGTGTTTCCCGGGTTCGCGGCCACCGCCTGGCCTTTGGTGCCTTTCCTATGGGATCTGCTGCCCGGATACCTGCCCGTGGCCCGCATCATCACCGGGGCCGGCCTGGGCGTCCTCGCGTTGGCGGCGATTGCGCTGATCTGGGGCTTTCGGCTGTGGTGGCTGATAGTCGTTGCCTGGATCGCGGCCATCACGGCGGTGGCGTCGATGGTGTTCGCAGCCTGGCTCGTCCTCGGTACCCCGGGAGTCGAAGAGGTCCCCAGGCTTTCACCCCGGGCCCTGGACGCGATCACCACTCGGGCCTTCGCCGTCGTGGCCGGGTTCGGTGGCGTGGCCCTGCTGGTCATCGCCTACCGTCGGCAGCGCGCCATCGAGAATGGAGAACGGCGAGAGGCCGCACGGCTGTTCACGGAGAGTTTCGACGGTGCCGGAGAGAAACTGGGCAGTGAGCATGCCTCGGTCCGCCTGGCCGGAGTCCACGCCCTCGCGCGGTTGGCCGACGAGGCTCCCGAGGAGCGTGAGGACCTGGTGCAGATGGTCATCGACGTCCTCTGCGCCTACCTGCGTATGCCCTATTCCCCGGCTCCGGATCCTTTGCCTGGGAATGCGAGCAGGGAGCGGCGGCGAGAGCACCGCGATCTGGAACTGGAATTCTCCGTGTTGCGGGAGGTGCGCCACACTGTCATCCGTGCCATCGGCGGCCGCTTGCGCGAGCCGCAGAGCCGCTGGAGAGGCAGGGAGTACGACTTCACCGGAGCCGTCTTCGACGGGGGCGATCTGTCCGGTGCCGTTTTCTCCGGTGGGAAGACGTCTTTCAACGGTGCCGTGTTCGTCGGCGGAGAGGTCTCCTTCCACAATGCCGTTTTCTCCGGAGGCGAGGTCGACTTTCGCGGGGTGCTGTTCTCCGGCGGCGGGGTGGATTTCCGCCGGGCCCGCTTCTGTGGAGGGAGGGTGTCGTTCCGCGCCGCTGAGTTCTCCGCGGGCTGGGTGGACCTACGGGGTTGCGATGTATCCGACGGCTGGGTCTCCTTCGACCGGGCGCGCTTCGCCGGCGGGTGGGTGTCGTTTGAGCGCGCCCGGTTCTCCGGGGGAGGGGCGTCCTTCAGCCGGGCCTGTTTCAGCGGTGACAGCGTCTCCTTCGACCGGGCCCGGTTCTCCAGGGGATGGGTCTCCTTCGGCGGCGCCGAATTCTCCGAGGGGTGTGCCTCCTTCGACGGCGCCGAGTTCTCTGGAGGCCAGGTGCCGTTCAACGGCGCCGTAGGCGTATGCCCCCGCGGGCTGCGAGAAGCGGTCGGGCAGGGAGGTTCTGATGCGGTGGTGGGCCTCCCTGAGGCATGGCGGAAAGCCGCGCGGGACGGTGGCGAAGGCGGAGAAGCCTTCCCAGGAGCTTCCAGCGGGGGGTGA
- a CDS encoding aldehyde dehydrogenase family protein, which translates to MSRTEQPPTDWRRRAADLAPDGRAHIGGRRRDPEGDRWEPVTSPAHGGRIAELGACTTADVDRAVAAARRAQPAWAALPDQERKEALLRLADALERNAEELALLETLDIGKPIGQTTAVDLPGAVATFRFYAEAADKRAGELPSTPPGATAMVTREPLGVVAAIVPWNYPLEIASWKVAPALASGNAVVLKPAEQSSLTALRLADLAAEAGLPDGVLNVVTGGAPTGAALAAHMDVDVLAFTGSTETARGLLAASGRSNLKRLALEAGGKSANLVFADADLAAAAEKAAFGAFYNQGQVCSANSRILVQRPVLEEFTAALVKAAAAYRPVDPLSGAAGNGSLISAAHTDAVQGWIGRGEADGELLDGGRRVEITGSDAYLEPAVIAGLDAGHPLHTEEVFGPVAVVHPFDTEDEAVHLANATRYGLAASLWTEDLRRAQRTAARLVAGTVSVNTVDALSTTTPFGGFKQSGFGRDLSLHALDNYTALKTTWLQWG; encoded by the coding sequence ATGAGCCGGACCGAGCAGCCCCCGACCGACTGGCGCCGCCGCGCGGCCGACCTGGCCCCGGACGGCAGGGCGCACATCGGCGGGCGCCGCCGCGATCCCGAGGGCGACCGGTGGGAACCGGTCACCAGCCCCGCGCACGGCGGCCGGATCGCCGAACTGGGCGCCTGCACCACCGCCGACGTCGACCGCGCGGTCGCCGCCGCCCGCCGCGCCCAGCCCGCCTGGGCCGCCCTGCCCGACCAGGAGCGCAAGGAGGCGCTGCTCCGGCTCGCCGACGCCCTGGAACGGAACGCCGAGGAGCTGGCGCTGCTGGAGACGCTCGACATCGGCAAGCCCATCGGCCAGACCACCGCCGTGGACCTGCCCGGCGCCGTGGCGACCTTCCGGTTCTACGCCGAGGCCGCCGACAAGCGCGCCGGCGAGCTGCCCAGCACTCCGCCCGGGGCGACGGCCATGGTCACCCGCGAGCCGCTGGGCGTGGTCGCCGCCATCGTGCCGTGGAACTACCCGCTGGAGATCGCCTCCTGGAAGGTGGCCCCGGCGCTGGCCTCGGGCAACGCGGTCGTGCTCAAACCGGCCGAGCAGTCCTCGCTCACCGCGCTGCGCCTGGCCGACCTGGCCGCCGAGGCGGGCCTGCCCGACGGGGTGCTCAACGTGGTCACCGGCGGCGCCCCGACCGGCGCCGCGCTCGCCGCCCACATGGACGTGGACGTGCTCGCCTTCACCGGCTCCACCGAGACCGCCCGCGGCCTGCTCGCCGCCTCGGGGCGCTCCAACCTCAAACGGCTCGCCCTGGAGGCCGGCGGGAAGAGCGCCAACCTGGTCTTCGCCGACGCCGACCTCGCCGCGGCCGCGGAGAAGGCCGCGTTCGGCGCCTTCTACAACCAGGGGCAGGTCTGCTCGGCCAACTCCCGGATCCTGGTGCAGCGGCCCGTGCTGGAGGAGTTCACCGCGGCGCTGGTCAAGGCCGCCGCGGCGTACCGGCCGGTGGACCCGCTCAGCGGCGCCGCCGGAAACGGCTCGCTGATCAGCGCCGCGCACACCGACGCGGTGCAGGGCTGGATCGGGCGCGGCGAGGCCGACGGCGAACTGCTGGACGGCGGCCGCCGGGTGGAGATCACCGGATCCGACGCCTACCTCGAACCGGCGGTCATCGCCGGCCTGGACGCCGGCCACCCGCTGCACACCGAGGAGGTCTTCGGGCCGGTGGCCGTGGTCCACCCCTTCGACACCGAGGACGAGGCGGTGCACCTGGCCAACGCCACCCGCTACGGCCTGGCCGCCTCGCTGTGGACCGAGGACCTGCGGCGCGCCCAGCGGACGGCCGCCCGGCTGGTCGCCGGAACCGTCTCGGTCAACACCGTGGACGCCCTGTCCACCACCACCCCGTTCGGCGGGTTCAAGCAGTCCGGCTTCGGCCGCGACCTCTCCCTGCACGCCCTCGACAACTACACCGCGCTGAAGACGACCTGGCTGCAGTGGGGCTGA